One Malassezia restricta chromosome III, complete sequence DNA segment encodes these proteins:
- a CDS encoding alpha-1,3-glucosyltransferase produces MERAAAVLLGTAIKVLLWPAYRSTDMEVHRNWLAITYSLPLRAWYVDATSPWTLDYPPFFAYLSWLLAQPAAWIDARIVDVQRGLNYDAWSCVAYMRATVLCTEGVLVYALYLLSRCTMGDETQNVLLLSILLHPGLLMVDHIHFQYNGFLFGVLFLSLWAARTHRPLLCAALFASLLQLKHIYIYVAPAYFVYLLRAYMLPSLPTSASAVSAAIDRTIKLGAATLVPFLLSILPFVLDAMRDVSYETNVLYAMYTRLFPFHRGLMHAYWAPNVWALYAAADRVLLRLQHQTLASTSRGLVGDTVMGALPNVPPSTCFALALSLALVYVVPLWRKPSYTRLVVCVTLCGMASFGVGWHVHEKAILLAALPLGLVAHRRYVDWRTFQILSAVSIVSLFPLLYTHQETPIKLIYSLLWYVIVHRSVSRRVLRPMPSNVSILLHALETIYLYGLGVLAVCTNVAWPLLMHFAPTASRIPFAHMEFLPLLLTSVYCAIGFVHCWLRLSVSYLLDSPAM; encoded by the coding sequence ATGGAACGAGCCGCGgctgtgctgctgggcaCGGCGATCAAGGTGCTGCTATGGCCTGCCTACCGCTCGACTGACATGGAGGTGCATCGGAACTGGCTCGCGATCACCTATAGCCTGCCGCTGCGGGCATGGTACGTCGACGCGACCTCGCCATGGACCCTCGACTACCCACCGTTCTTTGCGTATTTGTCGTGGCTCCTTGCACAGCCGGCGGCATGGATCGATGCGCGTATCGTGGACGTGCAGCGTGGTCTGAACTACGATGCGTGGTCGTGCGTCGCGTACATGCGAGCCACAGTGCTGTGCACGGAGGGCGTGCTGGTCTACGCCCTGTATCTGCTGTCGCGATGCACGATGGGCGACGAGACGCAAAACGTATTGCTCCTCAGCATTCTGCTGCATCCAGGTCTGCTCATGGTCGACCACATTCACTTCCAGTACAACGGTTTCCTATTCGGCGTGCTCTTCCTATCGCTGTGGGCCGCACGGACGCATCGCCCCCTTCTCTGTGCCGCCCTGTTTGCCTCGCTGCTCCAGCTCAAGCACATTTACATATACGTCGCGCCGGCGTACTTTGTGTACCTGCTGCGTGCGTACATGCTCCCGAGCCTGCCGACGTCCGCGTCGGCGGtgagcgcggcgatcgATCGCACCATCAAGCTTGgcgctgcgacgctcgtgcCCTTCCTGCTGAGCATCCTGCCGTtcgtgctcgatgccatgcgcgacgTTTCGTACGAAACAAATGTCCTGTATGCCATGTACACGCGCCTCTTTCCTTTCCACCGCGGCCTCATGCACGCGTACTGGGCACCCAATGTGTGGGCGCTGTACGCAGCCGCCGACCGCGTGCTGCTTCGACTCCAGCACCAGACTCTGGCTTCCACGTCGCGTGGCTTGGTCGGCGATACGGTGATGGGTGCTTTGCCGAACGTGCCGCCCTCGACGTGCTTTGCGTTGGCCCTCTCCTTGGCCCTCGTGTACGTTGTGCCGCTGTGGCGAAAGCCATCGTATACTCGCCTGGTCGTGTGCGTGACACTGTGCGGCATGGCCTCGTTCGGCGTAGGATGGCACGTACATGAAAAAGCCATCCTGCTGGCCGCGTTGCCCCTGGGCCTGGTGGCGCACCGCCGCTACGTCGACTGGCGCACCTTCCAGATCCTGAGTGCGGTGTCGATCGTGAGTCTCTTCCCGCTGCTGTACACACACCAAGAGACGCCGATCAAACTCATCTACTCGCTCCTCTGGTACGTCATCGTGCATCGCTCCgtgtcgcgccgcgtcctgcGTCCGATGCCATCCAACGTGAGCATTTTATTGCATGCCCTCGAGACGATCTACCTCTACGGTCTCGGCGTCCTGGCCGTGTGCACCAACGTGGCATGGCCCCTGCTGATGCACTTCGCCCCCACAGCATCCCGGATACCCTTTGCTCACATGGAGTTCCTGCCCCTCTTGCTCACGAGCGTCTACTGCGCCATCGGATTCGTGCATTGCTGGCTTCGACTCTCGGTGTCGTACCTCCTTGACTCACCAGCCATGTAA
- a CDS encoding Ras suppressor protein 1 yields MPSGKSRQASRPNKDVTESASEASDVLSSTSLSLAGHELPPREAVSETLAQFIQLRRLDVSNIQASDAWPHGLKDLLWLAKAVRQSRKVGKRTGQAPLHRRLTWLNLSGNAALGDSDGPIDGLDLLPELCVLNASHCTLRAFPPALGALSNLKALVLSHNAIAALPATFPHMPELNTLVLSHNDLKALPKTMPASVPNLKKLSLGHNALSCDGIPDFQVCSHLREVRLNGNTQLGVLPPHIAAWGRGVDGGAPGLVLLDVSDCGLQDWDAVEPLLERPTNDIERHGLVNLSAKGNPIAGDRSYSSRLCEALPSLRILDNVRLHAPKATLKEPAETIPSKRKEVEPAPEPAPLQDDGPKKARKRSGRGPKKTKKTPDIPAAEPEAPRRKKIRRKKTAKAVEMDMDTEIPPAAPVRSAAPEEPEDARSEPAPSGVVQVVQVNETRTKPAASAAALLGKRQDDTALHGW; encoded by the coding sequence ATGCCCTCAGGCAAGAGCCGCCAGGCGTCTCGCCCCAACAAGGACGTGACGGAATCCGCCTCGGAGGCCTCAGACGTGCTCTCCAGCACATCTTTATCGCTAGCTGGGCATGAGCTCCCACCTCGTGAGGCCGTATCTGAAACTCTGGCTCAATTCAtacagctgcgccgcttAGACGTGTCCAACATTCAGGCGTCCGATGCATGGCCCCATGGTTTAAAAGATCTACTCTGGCTCGCGAAGGCTGTGCGTCAAAGCCGTAAAGTGGGCAAGCGGACGGGTCAGGCCCCTCTGCATCGTCGACTGACGTGGCTGAATCTCTCCGGTAATGCGGCATTGGGCGACTCGGATGGCCCCATCGACGGCCTGGATCTTCTTCCTGAACTATGCGTCCTGAACGCATCGCATTGCACCCTACGAGCTTTTCCACCCGCTCTTGGTGCATTATCGAATCTCAAGGCGCTTGTGCTATCCCACAACGCCATCGCTGCATTACCAGCGACGTTCCCGCATATGCCCGAGCTCAATACGCTGGTGCTCTCTCATAATGACCTGAAAGCCTTGCCCAAGACAATGCCTGCCTCCGTACCGAACCTGAAGAAGCTGAGCTTAGGGCACAATGCGCTTTCCTGCGATGGCATTCCCGACTTTCAAGTGTGCTCGCATCTTCGTGAAGTGCGCCTCAATGGAAACACACAGCTCGGTGTCCTACCGCCCCACATAGCAGCCTGGGGCCGAGGCGTCGATGGTGGTGCGCCTGGTCTCGTGTTGCTGGACGTGAGTGATTGCGGTTTGCAAGACTGGGATGCTGTCGAGCCCTTACTAGAGCGGCCTACGAACGATATAGAGCGGCATGGGCTTGTGAATCTCTCCGCCAAGGGAAACCCGATCGCGGGTGATAGGAGCTATTCCTCACGTTTGTGTGAGGCATTGCCATCGCTGCGGATTCTGGACAATGTGCGACTTCACGCACCCAAAGCGACTCTCAAAGAGCCAGCTGAAACGATACCCTCGAAGCGCAAGGAAGTAGAGCCTGCACCTGAGCCTGCGCCCCTGCAGGATGATGGGCCGAAAAAggcacgcaagcgcagTGGTCGCGGACCCAAAAAGACCAAGAAGACTCCCGATATCCCTGCAGCCGAGCCTgaggcgccacgacgcaaAAAGATCCGGCGCAAAAAGACTGCCAAGGCTGTGGAAATGGATATGGACACAGAGATCCCACCTGCGGCGCCAGTCCGCTCTGCCGCGCCAGAGGAGCCAGAGGACGCGCGTTCGGAGCCAGCACCGTcgggcgtcgtgcaggTGGTGCAAGTCAACGAGACGCGAACCAAGCCGGCTGCGTCTGCCGCTGCCTTGCTGGGCAAGCGGCAAGACGATACTGCGTTACATGGCTGGTGA
- a CDS encoding orotidine 5-phosphate decarboxylase: MSAANRTYEERAQQHPNACAKGLLETIVHKNSNLCVSVDVTTKEEFLAVVEAVGPYVALIKTHIDIIEDFDDDLVEQLTHLSVRYNFMIFEDRKFADIGNTVSLQYAAGVHRIVRWSHMTNAHLIPGPGVISGLASVGVPYQRGLLLLAEMSTKGSLTTGTYTTANVRAAMQDESQFVFGFIAMHRVHEDPAHLDPDLTHEQRAKDLLILTPGVGMDVQGDGKGQQYRTPEQVIRDSGCDVMIVGRGIYGALLNKDLSRTEALESVKAQAQRYREAGWKAYLERLAPTSHSFPRRSSRHSREIHTSVKAESPPPVKQALEPEPRASPTKKIKMELTADEARKIKVPRRWKEVYDLLEKQRDDIVTPVDTMGCEENGLEERRADRGRLRADGKEEDDKEKEQRRQFTTLVSLMLSSQTKDPVTADAVYKLQTRLPDGLTLASLRDAPHDQLIDCIGKVSFYRRKADYLKSMTRILQEKHHGDVPRTIDELCEIPGVGPKMAFLQMQSMGLNVGIGVDTHVHRISNRLGWCKTKTPEQTRLALQSWLPREYHGVINKQMVGFGQVICLPVSPRCDLCYIGRAKLCPSYRKVDPKTLGKRVPVYYKNGTVDRGEGPVPIQDDADAHVTPTEAVVRSAATSQALEW, encoded by the exons ATGTCGGCGGCCAACCGCACCTACGAAGAACGGGCCCAGCAGCATCCGAACGCATGTGCCAAAGGTCTGCTTGAGACGATTGTGCACAAGAACTCAAATTTGTGTGTGAGTGTAGACGTGACAACCAAGGAGGAATTTCTCGCTGTCGTCGAGGCTGTCGGACCGTACGTCGCCCTCATCAAGACGCATATCGACATCATCGAAGACTTTGATGACGATTTGGTCGAGCAGCTGACGCATCTGAGTGTGCGCTACAACTTTATGATCTTCGAAGACCGCAAGTTTGCCGACATCGGAAACACAGTGAGCTTGCAGTACGCGGCcggcgtgcatcgcatTGTGCGCTGGTCGCACATGACCAATGCCCACTTGATCCCAGGCCCCGGCGTCATTTCTGGCTTGGCATCAGTGGGTGTGCCGTACCAACGTGGCTTGCTTCTTCTCGCTGAGATGAGCACAAAGGGCAGCCTTACCACGGGCACCTACACGACCGCAAATGTCCGCGCCGCCATGCAGGACGAGTCGCAGTTTGTATTCGGCTTCATCGCCATGCACCGCGTGCATGAGGACCCGGCGCACTTGGATCCTGATCTAACACATGAGCAGCGTGCGAAAGATCTGCTCATCCTGACGCCGGGTGTGGGTATGGACGTCCAAGGCGATGGCAAGGGACAACAGTACCGGACGCCTGAGCAAGTGATCCGTGACAGCGGATGCGACGTCATGATTGTGGGCCGGGGTATCTATGGGGCTTTACTCAACAAGGACCTGTCCCGCACAGAGGCTCTCGAGTCTGTCAAGGCCCAGGCACAGCGGTACCGTGAGGCCGGATGGAAGGCGTACTTGGAACGTTTGGCGCCAACTTCGCACA GCTTCCCTCGTCGATCGTCTCGTCACTCTCGCGAAATACACACTTCAGTCAAAGCGGAATCACCCCCACCTGTCAAacaggcgctcgagccaGAACCGAGAGCATCGCCCACGAAGAAGATCAAAATGGAGCTCACAGCAGATGAAGCGCGCAAAATCAAAGTGCCACGGAGATGGAAGGAAGTATATGACCTGTTGGAAAAGCAGCGTGATGATATCGTCACGCCAGTGGACACTATGGGATGTGAGGAAAATGGCCTTGaagagcggcgcgccgacCGTGGACGGCTACGAGCCGACGGCAAAGAAGAGGACGACAAGGAAAAGGAGCAGCGACGACAATTCACCACTCTGGTGAGCTTGATGCTCAGCTCCCAGACCAAGGATCCTGTCACGGCCGATGCCGTGTACAAACTCCAGACCAGACTGCCTGACGGCCTGACGCTTGCGTCGCTCCGTGATGCTCCGCATGATCAGCTCATCGACTGCATCGGCAAAGTCAGTTTTTATCGGCGCAAAGCAGACTACTTGAAGAGCATGACACGCATTCTTCAGGAGAAGCACCACGGCGATGTGCCTCGCACCATTGACGAGCTGTGCGAAATACCTGGCGTCGGTCCGAAAATGGCTTTCTTGCAGATGCAGAGCATGGGTCTTAATGTGGGCATTGGTGTTGACACACATGTCCACCGCATATCAAACCGCCTGGGATGGTGCAAGACCAAGACACCTGAACAGACGCGTCTCGCCCTCCAAAGTTGGCTTCCACGCGAATACCATGGCGTCATTAACAAGCAAATGGTGGGATTCGGACAGGTCATATGCCTACCTGTAAGCCCTCGTTGTGACTTGTGCTACATTGGTCGAGCCAAGCTCTGTCCCTCGTACAGAAAGGTGGATCCCAAAACATTGGGGAAGCGTGTGCCTGTCTACTATAAAAACGGCACGGTCGACCGAGGCGAGGGACCGGTGCCCATCCAAGACGATGCAGATGCGCACGTCACGCCTACGGAGGCAGTTGTGCGGTCTGCAGCGACCTCCCAGGCTTTGGAGTGGTAG
- a CDS encoding kinesin family member 5, whose product MAAHVKVVARFRPAQVQGESLRSGDDAVIVEHHDTQSVRLTRGSDAVFTFDHVFPMDTSQAHVFDHSIKGTVNDVLQGYNGTIFAYGQTGSGKTYTMMGADIQDDHTRGIIPRLTDQVFQGILHSPPTIEYTVKVSFMEIYMEKIRDLLAPDRINLPIQEDKSKGVRVKGLSEHYMSSPDEVYDVIRRGTGVRVVSATRMNAESSRSHTIFTFTVQQRNTETGATKSGCLYLVDLAGSEKVDKTGASGQTLEEAKKINRSLSALGMVINALTDGKSAHVPYRDSKLTRILQESLGGNSRTTLIVNCSPVAYNADETLSTLRFGVRAKSIKNNARINAELSPNELRELVRKAHTQIHTYQSHIKQLETEVEAWRRGESVPMDAWTSFLGEQAPSSKDVSASAAVAQEQRLIDQNRTLEAELMQARWKLEEVQMENRELKELADTAPSHEAPAEVRVVETPAPRTSREQRVEEMLQALEGRQVALEPVMACMKPLVLACRQAPDFPLRMDQLEWLEEEFLRTHMALSEQVMSTRIATQEMSVLQQQKQALESRNAALQQRFDLITNQIGALENGLRVGEEGAVQLAELRHMLEEHSSTHLENTSSETLHLEQLLAIRGEETAGLLRSLEDLKASHEEQRRAMTLLSAAVVRGDERGPDPACVQRLVDASRQMEKARELVTLRLREYERLKERLMEGLRERSERVVDLEMELEAMQDEYRVLLQNMDFGTQKRKMAVIERRLEQLMGVQQRLIEQNATLKRDVALAEKRLASRADTIEELEWRLDAQNVDEAWDSSTEAHARIAKPLRGGGAESTATPQTARRWFFHA is encoded by the exons ATGGCAGCTCACGTCAAGGTCGTTGCGCG GTTTCGGCCTGCGCAAGTCCAGGGCGAGAGTCTTCGCTCAGGTGATGATGCGGTGATTGTTGAGCATCATGACACGCAGTCGGTGCGACTGACGCGTGGCTCCGATGCCGTGTTCACCTTTGATCATGTATTTCCGATGGATACGAGCCAGGCGCACGTATTTGACCACAGCATCAAGGGCACAGTGAATGATGTGCTACAGGGCTACAATGGCACGATTTTTGCGTACGGCCAAACGGGCTCTGGCAAGACATATACCATGATGGGTGCAGATATCCAAGACGACCACACGCGCGGTATCATTCCTCGCCTCACAGACCAGGTGTTTCAGGGTATTTTGCACAGTCCGCCAACGATTGAGTACACCGTGAAGGTATCGTTCATGGAAATCTACATGGAAAAAATCCGCGACTTGCTGGCGCCTGATCGTATCAATCTGCCGATCCAGGAGGACAAGAGCAAGGGCGTGCGTGTCAAGGGCCTCTCAGAGCACTACATGAGCAGCCCTGATGAAGTATATGATGTCATTCGAAGAGGCACAGGTGTGCGTGTTGTTTCGGCAACACGCATGAATGCTGAGTCGTCTCGCTCTCACACCATTTTCACATTCACCGTCCAGCAGCGTAATACCGAGACGGGTGCCACCAAGTCTGGCTGCTTATACCTCGTTGACTTGGCAGGCTCGGAAAAAGTGGACAAGACGGGCGCGAGTGGCCAAACACTCGAGGAGGCCAAGAAGATCAATCGGAGTCTGAGTGCTCTCGGCATGGTCATCAATGCGCTGACAGATGGCAAGTctgcgcatgtgccgtaTCGGGACTCGAAACTCACACGCATCCTGCAAGAGTCGCTGGGCGGGAAttcacgcacgacgctgaTTGTGAACTGCTCGCCCGTGGCGTACAATGCGGATGAGACGCTGTCTACGCTACGATTCGGTGTGCGAGCCAAGTCGATCAAAAACAATGCCCGCATCAATGCCGAGCTGTCGCCCaacgagctgcgtgagctcgTTCGAAAAGCACATACCCAGATCCACACGTATCAATCGCAtatcaagcagctcgagacggAGGTCGAAGCGTGGCGCCGAGGTGAGTCTGTGCCTATGGATGCATGGACCTCTTTCTTGGGTGAGCAGGCGCCTTCTTCGAAAGATGTGTCGGCGTCTGCGGCGGTGGCACAAGAGCAACGGCTGATAGATCAGAACCGCACGTTGGAGGCGGAACTCATGCAAGCGCGCTGGAAGCTGGAGGAGGTGCAGATGGAGAACCGCGAGCTGAAAGAGCTGGCTGACACGGCGCCGTCTCATGAAGCGCCTGCTGAGGTGCGGGTGGTGGAAacgcctgcgccgcgtacgaGTCGCGAGCAGCGTGTGGAAGAGATGCTCCAGGCACTGGAAGGGCGCCAGGTGGCGCTAGAGCCGGTCATGGCGTGCATGAAGCCATTGGTGTTGGCATGTCGCCAAGCGCCCGACTTTCCCTTGCGTATGGACCAGCTGGAGTGGCTGGAGGAAGAGTTCCTCCGGACGCATATGGCCTTGTCAGAGCAGGTCATGTCGACGCGTATTGCGACGCAGGAAATGTCTGTGCTGCAACAGCAgaagcaggcgctggaAAGTCGAaatgcggcgctgcagcagcgttTCGATCTGATTACGAACCAGATTGGCGCCCTCGAAAATGGACTGCGTGTCGGTGAAGAAGGGGCTGTGCAActggccgagctgcggcacatgctcgaggagcactcgtcgacgcaccTAGAAAACACAAGCTCCGAAACGCTGCAtctggagcagctgctAGCGATACGGGGGGAGGAGACGGCTgggctgctgcgctcgctggaGGACCTGAAAGCAAGTCACGAAGAgcagcggcgtgccatgACACTGCTGAGTGCGGCTGTCGTGCGTGGTGACGAGCGGGGTCCTGATCCAGCGTgcgtgcagcgcctggTCGATGCGTCTCGGCAGATGGAGAAGGCGCGTGAGCTTGTGACGCTGCGATTGCGCGAGTATGAGCGACTGAAAGAGCGGCTCATGGAGGGTCTGCGGGAGCGGAGTGAGCGTGTCGTGGACCTGGAGATGGAGCTGGAGGCGATGCAGGATGAGTACCGTGTGCTCCTCCAGAACATGGACTTTGGCACGCAGAAGCGCAAGATGGCGGTCATTGAGCGacgcctcgagcagctgatgggtgtgcagcagcgtcttATTGAGCAAAATGCGACGCTCAAACGGGACGTGGCTCTGGCGGAAAAGCGCCTGGCCTCGCGTGCGGACACTATAGAGGAGCTCGAGTGGCGACTCGATGCACAGaacgtcgacgaggcatgGGACTCGTCGACAgaggcgcatgcacgcatTGCCAAGCCGCTGCGTGGCGGTGGGGCCGAGTCGACGGCTACCCCGCAaacggcgcgccgctggtTTTTTCACGCGTAG